The following are from one region of the Bactrocera oleae isolate idBacOlea1 chromosome 6, idBacOlea1, whole genome shotgun sequence genome:
- the laza gene encoding putative phosphatidate phosphatase, translating into MRAFQRGFFCADLSLRYPYRECTITIPMLLIYTLLLPMLFISVVEIMRICKCFRLRKYITNLARSLSIFSFGFIATYLTTELAKNVVGRLRPHFYTACQPRLSDGSSCESAYQQLVGGGVYVEHYYCANRNLSARQLRELHVSFPSAHSSLSFYAMLLLCFYLHAVWRGRGTTRVLRHILQFLLLLLACYIALSRVRDYWHHWSDVLAGALLGMLYAILTAVYVGRMLRQGFADAATTHKHKKHQYKVGAKQQVNQLAHAHHHHPHQLTSSQHRLASHDARSGRMLLVAASGSVSNLQQQQLLPTAHEDLEKQQLHEQVVKEHLMERGSIGGGDCEWKLQAVVLPT; encoded by the coding sequence ATGCGCGCCTTTCAACGCGGCTTCTTCTGCGCGGATCTCTCGCTGCGCTATCCGTATCGCGAGTGCACAATCACCATACCGATGCTGCTGATCTACACGCTGTTACTGCCGATGCTCTTCATCAGCGTTGTTGAGATTATGCGCATCTGCAAGTGCTTTCGTCTACGCAAATACATAACGAATTTAGCGCGCAGCTTGTCAATCTTTAGTTTCGGTTTCATCGCCACCTACCTAACGACGGAGTTGGCGAAAAATGTGGTGGGGCGCTTGCGCCCGCACTTCTACACCGCGTGTCAACCGCGCTTGTCTGACGGCAGCTCCTGTGAGAGCGCATATCAGCAGCTGGTCGGCGGTGGCGTATATGTAGAGCATTACTATTGCGCGAATCGCAATTTGAGCGCGCGCCAGTTACGTGAACTGCATGTATCCTTTCCGAGCGCGCACTCATCGCTCTCATTCTACGCTATGCTATTGCTGTGCTTTTACTTACACGCAGTGTGGCGCGGACGTGGCACTACACGGGTGCTGCGTCATATACTACAATTTCTGTTATTGTTGCTCGCCTGTTACATAGCGCTAAGTCGCGTGCGTGACTATTGGCATCACTGGTCAGATGTGTTGGCCGGCGCGCTGCTCGGTATGTTGTATGCCATATTGACGGCGGTGTATGTGGGACGCATGCTGAGGCAGGGCTTCGCAGATGCAGCGACAACGCATAAGCATAAGAAGCATCAATATAAGGTGGGTGCGAAACAGCAGGTGAATCAGCTGGCGCATGCGCACCATCATCATCCGCATCAGCTGACATCGTCACAGCATCGTCTGGCGTCACATGATGCGCGCAGTGGGCGCATGTTGCTGGTGGCAGCCAGCGGTAGTGTTAGCAatttgcagcagcagcagttgtTGCCAACAGCGCACGAAGATCTGGAAAAGCAGCAGTTGCACGAACAAGTGGTTAAAGAGCATTTAATGGAGCGCGGCAGTATTGGCGGCGGTGATTGTGAGTGGAAGCTGCAGGCAGTTGTGTTGCCAACGTAA